In Desulfuromonas sp., a genomic segment contains:
- a CDS encoding FprA family A-type flavoprotein: MIEVCDAVHWVGVPHPDLKVFDDLFPTHNGTTYNSYLIQGSEKTALIDTVKATFADDFLAKVGEKIDPAKVDIVVVNHTEPDHSGSVVNLLEANPDITVYCTKAAENFLKQLLNRDFNCHVVSEGEEVDLGGKTLRFILAPYLHWPDTMFTYLVEDELLFPCDAFGSHYCPDKIFDDQIADFSYDFFFYFDCIMRPFKDKIRDATAKLEGLPIRMVCPSHGPIRRETGKGAISAYKRWAAPPPRGEKPKAVMAVLSSHGNTGDMADVVQKELEGQGLEVIRFGLSDMRDDDYRNALEQADVLLIGTPTIQRDAPPHVWHALSLISSVTPNSRLAAVFGSFGWSGEAVKMVEQRLAGLKFKLAADSLSFRFTPTDENMESCRKFADQVAGAVLCEE; this comes from the coding sequence GTGATTGAAGTTTGTGATGCCGTACACTGGGTCGGGGTTCCACACCCGGACCTTAAGGTTTTTGATGATCTGTTCCCGACACACAACGGGACGACTTATAACTCATACCTGATTCAGGGATCGGAGAAAACGGCTCTGATTGATACGGTCAAGGCAACTTTTGCCGACGATTTCCTGGCAAAGGTTGGCGAGAAAATTGATCCGGCCAAGGTTGATATCGTTGTCGTCAATCATACCGAACCGGATCATTCCGGTTCGGTCGTTAACCTCCTCGAGGCCAATCCGGATATTACCGTCTATTGCACCAAGGCGGCCGAGAATTTCCTCAAGCAGCTGCTCAATCGCGATTTCAACTGTCATGTTGTCAGTGAAGGTGAAGAGGTCGATCTCGGAGGGAAAACCCTCCGGTTCATTCTCGCTCCCTATCTCCATTGGCCCGACACCATGTTCACGTACCTGGTTGAGGACGAACTTCTTTTTCCGTGTGATGCCTTCGGTTCGCATTACTGTCCGGACAAAATTTTCGATGATCAGATTGCTGATTTTTCGTACGATTTCTTTTTCTATTTTGACTGTATCATGCGGCCGTTCAAGGACAAGATCCGTGATGCGACGGCCAAGCTTGAAGGATTGCCGATCAGGATGGTCTGCCCTTCACACGGGCCGATCCGGCGCGAAACCGGTAAAGGTGCAATCAGTGCCTACAAGCGTTGGGCGGCACCGCCACCCCGGGGCGAAAAACCAAAGGCGGTGATGGCGGTGCTGTCGAGCCACGGCAATACCGGAGATATGGCTGACGTCGTGCAAAAAGAACTTGAGGGGCAAGGGCTTGAAGTGATCCGTTTTGGTCTGAGTGATATGCGCGATGATGATTATCGCAATGCTCTTGAACAGGCCGATGTTCTCCTGATCGGGACACCGACGATTCAGCGAGATGCACCGCCGCATGTCTGGCACGCCCTGTCGCTGATATCCTCGGTCACTCCAAACAGCCGGCTCGCTGCGGTTTTCGGCTCCTTCGGCTGGAGCGGCGAAGCGGTCAAGATGGTCGAACAGCGGTTGGCCGGTCTTAAATTCAAACTGGCAGCCGATTCACTCTCGTTCCGCTTCACGCCGACGGACGAGAATATGGAGTCCTGTCGCAAGTTTGCTGACCAGGTTGCCGGAGCGGTCCTTTGTGAAGAGTAG
- the aroF gene encoding 3-deoxy-7-phosphoheptulonate synthase has translation MLIVMAHDATDAEIDAVEAAVQAMGLRAEPIPGSLRTAIGVLGNQGYVDDTTIRELPGVREVIHVSKPYKLVSRDFHPEPSVVDVAGVRIGDGQRPVIMAGPCSIESEEQIFAAAEQVKKAGAGILRGGAFKPRTGPHSFQGLGVEGLELLRRAGAATGLPVVTEVMRIDQLDDVCRCADMLQIGARNMQNFDLLKEVGRVDKPVLLKRGMSATIEEFLAAAEYLLAEGNRQVVLCERGIRTFEKATRNTLDLSVVPLIREMSHLPIIVDPSHATGKRSLVPVMTRAALVAGAHGIMVEVHPDPDKALCDGAQSLPGVEFGSFMKETGRLIDFLVNQPDSPEA, from the coding sequence ATGTTGATTGTCATGGCGCACGACGCCACCGATGCCGAGATCGATGCTGTTGAAGCTGCTGTTCAGGCGATGGGTCTGCGGGCCGAGCCGATTCCCGGGAGCCTGCGAACGGCGATCGGGGTTCTCGGTAACCAGGGTTATGTTGATGATACGACAATCCGTGAGTTGCCGGGAGTTCGTGAAGTTATTCATGTCAGCAAGCCATACAAGCTGGTATCGAGGGATTTTCATCCGGAACCATCGGTGGTCGATGTTGCCGGCGTCCGGATTGGTGATGGGCAGCGGCCGGTGATAATGGCCGGTCCCTGTTCGATCGAGAGCGAAGAACAGATTTTTGCTGCTGCCGAGCAGGTTAAAAAGGCAGGGGCCGGTATTCTGCGTGGCGGCGCATTCAAGCCCCGGACCGGACCGCATTCCTTTCAGGGTCTCGGTGTTGAGGGGCTCGAGCTGTTGCGTCGCGCCGGAGCGGCGACGGGGTTGCCGGTGGTCACAGAAGTGATGCGGATCGATCAGCTTGACGATGTTTGTCGATGTGCCGATATGCTTCAGATCGGCGCCCGCAACATGCAGAATTTCGACCTGCTGAAAGAAGTCGGCAGGGTCGACAAGCCGGTTCTGCTCAAACGGGGGATGAGTGCGACGATAGAAGAGTTCCTTGCGGCGGCCGAGTATCTGCTGGCTGAAGGAAATCGCCAGGTCGTGCTCTGCGAACGGGGAATCCGGACTTTTGAAAAAGCGACCCGGAATACTCTTGACCTGTCAGTCGTACCGCTGATCCGTGAAATGTCTCATCTGCCGATTATCGTCGATCCGAGCCACGCGACCGGCAAACGCTCACTGGTTCCGGTCATGACCCGGGCCGCCCTGGTGGCCGGTGCCCACGGCATCATGGTTGAAGTTCATCCCGATCCGGACAAGGCGCTCTGCGATGGCGCCCAAAGCTTGCCGGGCGTTGAGTTCGGCAGCTTTATGAAAGAGACCGGCAGACTCATCGATTTTCTTGTCAATCAGCCCGATTCGCCTGAAGCGTAA
- the trmB gene encoding tRNA (guanosine(46)-N7)-methyltransferase TrmB, translated as MTQRMIEINSPYFIPEEQLKSAEPLARLFPGDQPIALEIGCGTGHFVAELATANPGTNYIAIDIYNKGCYKTCKKIEAQGLENVLVMRIEARYLLTHYIEKQSLAAVYINCPDPWPKKRHRSRRLVNESFMELLLHYLEPEGDFYFSTDFTDYAEQVGGMLPNARGYQNCLGTPWVNHLPNYPISKYMQRFLDRGQPIYFMHYRKLGNVSLSELSQPEILCGFRSRWGRAGNE; from the coding sequence ATGACCCAACGAATGATTGAAATAAACTCGCCGTATTTCATTCCGGAAGAGCAGCTGAAATCAGCGGAACCGCTGGCCCGGTTGTTCCCTGGGGATCAGCCGATTGCTCTCGAAATCGGCTGTGGAACCGGCCATTTTGTTGCCGAATTGGCCACAGCCAACCCGGGGACCAATTATATTGCTATCGATATTTACAACAAGGGCTGTTACAAGACCTGCAAAAAAATCGAGGCGCAGGGTCTCGAAAACGTACTGGTGATGCGGATCGAAGCACGCTACCTGCTGACCCACTACATCGAAAAACAGAGTCTGGCCGCTGTCTACATTAACTGCCCAGATCCCTGGCCGAAAAAGAGGCATCGCTCGAGACGACTGGTCAATGAGTCATTCATGGAACTGCTTCTCCACTATCTGGAACCGGAAGGAGATTTCTACTTCAGCACCGATTTTACCGACTATGCCGAACAGGTTGGGGGCATGCTGCCGAATGCCAGAGGGTATCAAAATTGTCTCGGGACGCCATGGGTCAACCATCTGCCGAATTATCCGATTTCAAAGTACATGCAGCGTTTCCTTGATCGCGGACAACCGATCTATTTCATGCATTACCGAAAACTGGGCAACGTGTCCCTATCCGAACTCTCACAACCCGAGATCCTCTGCGGCTTCCGCTCCCGCTGGGGGCGGGCCGGCAATGAGTGA